From one Chryseobacterium sp. 3008163 genomic stretch:
- a CDS encoding NADH-quinone oxidoreductase subunit C, with protein sequence MTNEFVLEAITREFPETVISSSEPYGMLTIEIKKEDIKKVIHYLKDSSLEINFLTDVCGIHYPEFPEKEIGVVYHLQNMMTNFRLRLKIFMSRENIEVDSLTELYAGANWMERETFDFYGIKFKGHPDLRPILNMEDLGYHPMLKEYRLEDGTRTDKDDAMFGR encoded by the coding sequence AAGCAATTACGAGAGAATTTCCGGAAACTGTAATTTCAAGTTCAGAACCTTACGGAATGCTGACAATTGAAATTAAAAAGGAAGACATTAAAAAAGTCATTCATTATTTGAAAGACTCTTCTTTAGAAATTAATTTCCTTACCGATGTTTGTGGAATCCATTACCCAGAATTTCCTGAGAAAGAAATTGGTGTAGTGTATCATTTACAAAATATGATGACCAACTTCAGACTGCGTTTGAAGATTTTCATGTCAAGAGAAAATATCGAAGTAGATTCTTTGACTGAATTATATGCTGGAGCTAACTGGATGGAAAGAGAAACTTTTGATTTCTACGGAATTAAATTTAAAGGACATCCGGATTTAAGACCAATTTTAAATATGGAAGATCTTGGATACCACCCTATGTTGAAAGAATATCGTCTTGAAGACGGGACAAGAACCGACAAGGACGATGCAATGTTCGGAAGATAA
- the nuoD gene encoding NADH dehydrogenase (quinone) subunit D yields the protein MKDNSLSNILNQHESKEQIDGQLYTLNLGPTHPATHGIFQNVLTMDGERILHAEQTVGYIHRAFEKISERRNYSQITTLTDRMNYCSAPINNLGWHMTVEKLIGIKVPKRVDYMRVILMELARIGDHLICNGVTGMDAGAITGLTYMFIERERIYDMYEQICGARMTTNMGRIGGFERDFTPKFHELLKDFLKTFPARFAEFGQLLERNRIFMDRTIGAGAISAERALSYGFTGPNLRAAGVDYDVRVAEPYSSYEDFDFIIPVGTAGDTYDRFMVRQQEIWESLKIINQAYDNLPEGPFHADVPDFYLPEKADVYQKMEALIYHFKIVMGETDVPKGEVYHAVEGGNGELGFYLVSDGGRTPYRLHFRRPCFIYYQAYPEMITGSVISDAIVTMCSMNIIAGELDA from the coding sequence ATGAAAGATAACTCATTATCTAATATACTTAACCAACACGAAAGTAAAGAACAGATTGACGGGCAGCTTTATACCCTGAATCTTGGTCCTACACACCCTGCAACACACGGAATTTTCCAGAACGTGTTGACAATGGATGGAGAGAGAATTCTTCATGCTGAGCAAACGGTTGGTTATATTCACAGAGCTTTTGAGAAAATTTCTGAAAGAAGAAACTATTCTCAAATCACTACCCTTACTGACCGTATGAACTATTGTTCAGCTCCTATCAATAACTTAGGATGGCACATGACGGTTGAAAAGCTAATCGGTATCAAAGTTCCAAAGCGTGTAGATTATATGCGTGTTATTTTGATGGAATTGGCAAGAATCGGTGACCACTTGATTTGTAACGGGGTAACCGGAATGGATGCAGGTGCAATTACAGGATTGACTTATATGTTCATAGAAAGAGAACGTATTTATGATATGTACGAGCAGATTTGCGGTGCCAGAATGACGACCAATATGGGAAGAATCGGAGGTTTTGAAAGAGATTTCACTCCAAAATTCCATGAATTGCTGAAAGACTTCTTAAAAACTTTCCCTGCAAGATTTGCCGAATTTGGTCAGTTGTTAGAAAGAAACAGAATTTTTATGGACAGAACCATTGGTGCAGGAGCAATTTCTGCTGAAAGAGCTTTAAGCTATGGTTTTACAGGTCCGAACTTACGTGCAGCAGGTGTAGATTATGATGTAAGAGTTGCAGAACCTTACTCTTCTTACGAAGATTTTGACTTTATTATTCCTGTAGGAACTGCAGGTGACACATACGATAGATTTATGGTTCGTCAGCAGGAAATCTGGGAATCATTAAAAATAATTAATCAAGCTTACGATAATCTTCCTGAAGGACCTTTCCACGCAGATGTTCCTGATTTCTATCTTCCTGAAAAGGCGGATGTTTATCAGAAAATGGAAGCTTTGATCTATCACTTCAAAATTGTAATGGGAGAAACTGATGTTCCGAAAGGAGAAGTTTACCATGCAGTAGAAGGCGGAAACGGAGAATTAGGATTCTATTTAGTGAGTGACGGTGGTAGAACACCTTACAGATTGCACTTCAGAAGACCTTGTTTCATTTATTATCAGGCTTATCCTGAGATGATTACAGGTTCTGTTATTTCAGACGCCATCGTTACGATGTGTAGTATGAATATCATTGCGGGAGAATTAGACGCATAA
- the nuoE gene encoding complex I 24 kDa subunit family protein — translation MSETIAFKPESLQQVDKIIARYPEGKQKSALLPVLHIAQKEFGGWLDVPVMDYVAELLSIKPIEVYEVATFYTMFNMKPVGKYVLEVCRTGPCMVCGSEKILDHIRTKLNIKDGETTADGMFTLKPAECLGACGYAPMLQLGKFYHENLTIEKVDEIIDLCREGQVDLG, via the coding sequence ATGAGCGAAACAATAGCTTTTAAACCGGAAAGTTTACAGCAGGTAGATAAAATTATCGCTAGATATCCTGAAGGAAAACAAAAATCGGCTCTCCTTCCTGTGTTGCATATTGCACAGAAAGAATTTGGAGGATGGTTAGACGTTCCTGTAATGGATTATGTTGCTGAATTATTGAGTATTAAGCCGATTGAAGTGTATGAAGTGGCAACTTTCTATACCATGTTCAATATGAAACCGGTGGGTAAATATGTTTTAGAAGTATGCAGAACCGGACCTTGTATGGTTTGTGGAAGCGAAAAAATACTAGACCACATCAGAACAAAGCTGAACATTAAAGACGGCGAAACTACCGCAGACGGCATGTTTACATTAAAGCCAGCTGAATGTTTGGGTGCTTGTGGATATGCTCCAATGTTGCAGTTAGGAAAGTTCTATCACGAAAATTTAACCATAGAAAAAGTTGACGAAATCATTGATCTTTGCAGAGAAGGACAAGTTGATTTGGGCTAA
- the nuoF gene encoding NADH-quinone oxidoreductase subunit NuoF, translating into MSKKLLLKDAHIEGIRYYETYRKQGGYTAAEKALKMTPEEILEEVKVSGLRGRGGAGFPTGMKWSFLAKPEGVPRHLVVNADESEPGTFKDRYLMEFLPHLLIEGMLISSYTLGSNVSYIYIRGEYSWIPDILEEAIEEAKAAGFLGKNILGTGFDCEIYVQRGGGAYICGEETALLESLEGKRGNPRLKPPFPAVKGLWERPTVVNNVESIAAIVPIIDITGAEYAKIGVGRSTGTKLISACGNINKPGVYEIDMTITVEEFIYSDEYCGGIPNGKKLKACIPGGSSVPIVPANLLLKTVNGEPRYMNYESLADGGFATGTMMGSGGFIVLDEDQCVVEHTMTLARFYHHESCGQCTPCREGTGWMHKILKKIEKGEGKMEDIDLLWDIQRKIEGNTICPLGDAAAWPVAAAIRHFRDEFEWHVKNPELSQTQNYGLANYADPIPVAASN; encoded by the coding sequence ATGAGTAAAAAACTTTTACTTAAAGACGCACACATCGAAGGCATCCGCTATTATGAAACTTACCGTAAACAGGGAGGTTACACTGCAGCAGAAAAAGCCTTGAAAATGACACCCGAAGAAATTCTTGAAGAAGTAAAAGTTTCAGGTCTTCGTGGTCGTGGTGGTGCAGGTTTCCCCACGGGAATGAAGTGGAGCTTTCTGGCAAAACCGGAAGGTGTACCAAGACACTTGGTAGTGAATGCAGACGAATCTGAACCGGGAACTTTCAAAGACAGATATTTGATGGAATTTCTTCCTCATCTTTTGATTGAGGGAATGTTGATTTCGTCCTACACTTTAGGTTCGAATGTTTCTTATATCTACATCCGTGGAGAGTATTCATGGATTCCGGATATTTTGGAAGAGGCAATTGAAGAAGCTAAAGCAGCAGGATTTTTAGGTAAAAACATCTTAGGAACAGGTTTCGATTGTGAAATTTATGTTCAGAGAGGTGGTGGAGCTTATATCTGTGGTGAAGAAACGGCTTTACTTGAATCTCTTGAAGGAAAAAGAGGAAACCCAAGATTAAAACCACCTTTCCCGGCTGTAAAAGGACTTTGGGAAAGACCAACCGTTGTTAATAACGTTGAATCTATTGCAGCAATTGTTCCGATCATCGATATTACAGGAGCAGAATATGCTAAAATCGGTGTTGGAAGATCTACAGGTACTAAATTAATTTCTGCTTGCGGAAATATCAATAAGCCGGGAGTTTACGAAATCGACATGACCATTACGGTTGAAGAATTCATTTATTCTGACGAATATTGTGGCGGAATTCCAAATGGGAAAAAGCTTAAAGCTTGTATTCCTGGAGGAAGTTCAGTTCCGATTGTTCCGGCAAACTTATTATTGAAAACCGTAAACGGTGAACCAAGATATATGAACTATGAATCTCTTGCTGACGGTGGTTTTGCTACCGGAACGATGATGGGTTCAGGAGGTTTTATTGTTTTGGATGAAGACCAGTGTGTTGTAGAACATACCATGACTTTGGCGAGATTTTATCACCACGAAAGTTGCGGACAGTGTACTCCTTGCCGCGAAGGAACGGGATGGATGCACAAGATTTTAAAGAAAATAGAAAAAGGAGAAGGAAAAATGGAAGACATCGATTTGCTTTGGGATATCCAGAGAAAAATCGAAGGAAACACCATTTGTCCGTTGGGTGATGCGGCAGCATGGCCTGTAGCAGCAGCGATTCGTCATTTCAGAGATGAATTTGAGTGGCATGTGAAAAATCCTGAATTAAGTCAAACTCAGAATTACGGTTTAGCCAATTATGCAGACCCGATTCCAGTTGCAGCAAGTAATTAA
- a CDS encoding 2Fe-2S iron-sulfur cluster-binding protein — MSEEVKKFKITIDGQTAEVLPGTSILEAARQIGGKSVPPAMCYYSKLEASGGRCRTCLVEVSKGSEADPRPMPKLVASCRTNVMDGMEVKNLSSDKAQEGRKAVTEFLLVNHPLDCPVCDQAGECHLQDLGYEHGNLETRTEFKRNTYEADDLGPHIKLNMNRCILCARCVLAANQLTGEREHGILFRGDHAEISTYLNKALDNDFIGNVIDVCPVGALTDRTARFASRVWFTKPMNASCKCDKCSGKATVYMKGDEIVRVTARKDQWGEVEEFICDTCRFERKNLSDWNIEGPRHIDRHSVISLNHYEKPKDELRVLDNPMAKEISEKDEK, encoded by the coding sequence ATGAGCGAAGAGGTTAAGAAATTTAAAATAACGATAGACGGACAGACTGCTGAAGTTTTGCCTGGAACTTCCATTTTGGAAGCAGCAAGACAAATCGGTGGAAAATCTGTACCACCAGCAATGTGCTATTACAGCAAATTGGAAGCCAGTGGAGGAAGATGTAGAACATGTTTGGTAGAGGTTTCTAAAGGCTCGGAAGCAGATCCGCGACCGATGCCGAAATTGGTAGCAAGCTGCAGAACGAATGTAATGGACGGAATGGAGGTGAAAAATCTTTCTTCCGATAAAGCACAGGAAGGTCGTAAAGCCGTTACTGAATTTTTGTTGGTGAATCACCCTTTAGATTGTCCGGTTTGCGATCAGGCAGGAGAATGTCATCTTCAGGATTTAGGTTACGAACACGGAAATCTTGAAACAAGAACGGAATTTAAGAGAAATACTTACGAAGCAGACGATTTAGGCCCACACATCAAGTTAAATATGAACCGTTGTATCTTGTGCGCAAGATGCGTTTTGGCGGCGAATCAATTGACTGGTGAGCGTGAGCACGGAATTTTGTTCAGAGGAGATCATGCTGAAATTTCTACTTATTTAAATAAAGCTTTAGATAATGACTTCATCGGAAACGTAATCGACGTTTGTCCTGTTGGAGCATTAACTGACAGAACTGCACGTTTTGCAAGCAGAGTTTGGTTTACAAAGCCAATGAATGCTTCTTGTAAATGTGATAAATGTTCTGGAAAAGCTACTGTTTACATGAAAGGTGACGAGATTGTAAGAGTTACTGCAAGAAAAGATCAGTGGGGAGAAGTTGAAGAATTTATCTGTGACACTTGTCGTTTTGAAAGAAAAAATTTATCCGACTGGAACATTGAAGGTCCGAGACATATTGACAGACATTCAGTTATTTCATTGAACCATTACGAGAAACCTAAAGACGAATTGAGAGTTTTAGACAATCCGATGGCGAAAGAAATCAGTGAAAAAGACGAAAAATAA
- the nuoH gene encoding NADH-quinone oxidoreductase subunit NuoH gives MDLLTFKLILVLALFLLSLTIAAYSTWAERKVAAIMQDRIGPNRSGPFGLLQPLADGGKFFFKEDFTPQNAERFLFVLGPALVMFISLITGAVIPWGKTLNIGGESFDLQVANIDVGVLFIIGMASIGVYGIMIGGWASNNKYSLLGAIRASSQMISYELAMGLALLSIIMMSGSLDLKVITETQTSGKIWGLFEIDGLNWNILYQPLAFLIFFVSALAETNRHPFDLPECESELVTGYSTEYSSMKLGLYMFGEYVNMFISNAFIVVLFFGGYNYPGIEWVTQNWGENAAGILSIVAFLTKTIVGILIFMWIRWTLPRFRYDQLMHLGWKTLIPLALVNLMITGAVILAFGN, from the coding sequence ATGGATTTACTTACATTTAAATTAATACTTGTACTAGCGCTTTTCCTGTTATCATTGACGATAGCCGCCTACTCTACCTGGGCAGAAAGAAAAGTGGCGGCAATCATGCAGGACAGAATCGGACCTAACAGATCTGGACCATTCGGTTTGCTGCAGCCTCTTGCAGATGGTGGAAAATTTTTCTTTAAAGAAGATTTTACTCCGCAAAATGCAGAAAGATTCCTTTTTGTATTGGGACCTGCATTGGTGATGTTTATTTCATTGATTACCGGAGCGGTGATTCCTTGGGGTAAAACTTTGAATATTGGTGGTGAATCTTTCGATTTACAGGTTGCTAATATTGATGTAGGTGTACTATTCATTATCGGTATGGCTTCTATCGGAGTTTACGGAATTATGATTGGAGGCTGGGCTTCCAACAATAAGTATTCATTATTGGGTGCAATCCGTGCTTCTTCGCAGATGATTTCTTACGAATTGGCGATGGGTCTTGCGTTACTTTCTATCATCATGATGTCAGGAAGTTTAGATTTAAAAGTAATTACTGAGACTCAGACTTCAGGGAAAATCTGGGGTCTTTTTGAGATAGACGGATTAAACTGGAATATACTTTACCAACCTTTAGCATTTTTAATTTTCTTTGTATCGGCTTTGGCAGAAACCAACCGTCACCCTTTCGATTTACCAGAATGTGAATCTGAATTGGTAACAGGATATTCAACAGAATATTCTTCAATGAAGTTAGGATTGTATATGTTTGGTGAATATGTAAACATGTTTATTTCAAATGCATTTATCGTTGTTCTTTTCTTCGGAGGTTACAATTATCCTGGAATTGAGTGGGTAACTCAGAACTGGGGAGAAAATGCAGCGGGAATTTTAAGTATTGTAGCATTTTTAACGAAAACTATAGTCGGAATTTTGATCTTTATGTGGATCAGATGGACATTACCAAGATTCAGATACGACCAATTGATGCACTTAGGATGGAAAACATTGATTCCGTTGGCATTGGTCAACTTGATGATTACAGGAGCTGTAATTTTAGCTTTTGGAAATTAA
- a CDS encoding NuoI/complex I 23 kDa subunit family protein, protein MKLTNRSKVVSNKEMTFSEKIYLPAIFKGMGITFKHAVRTVVKRAPNVYSYPEVQKPRADIWRGQHVLKRDEEGRERCTACGLCAVACPAEAITMTASERTREEKDLYREEKYASVYEINMLRCIFCGMCEEACPKSAIYLTDRLVDVETNRGSFIYGKDKLVEKINERIDITERQSEKQKNAVK, encoded by the coding sequence ATGAAACTTACAAACAGATCAAAAGTTGTTTCGAATAAAGAAATGACCTTTTCTGAGAAAATCTACCTTCCGGCGATTTTCAAGGGAATGGGGATTACTTTTAAGCATGCTGTGAGAACCGTTGTAAAACGTGCTCCGAATGTTTATTCTTATCCGGAAGTACAAAAACCGAGAGCAGATATCTGGAGAGGTCAGCACGTTCTGAAAAGAGATGAAGAAGGCAGAGAAAGATGTACAGCTTGTGGTTTGTGTGCGGTGGCATGTCCTGCCGAAGCAATTACAATGACGGCTTCAGAAAGAACAAGAGAAGAAAAAGATCTTTACAGAGAAGAAAAATATGCGTCAGTATATGAAATCAATATGTTGAGATGTATTTTCTGCGGTATGTGTGAAGAGGCTTGTCCGAAATCTGCAATTTATCTTACAGACCGTTTGGTAGATGTAGAAACCAACAGAGGTTCTTTCATTTATGGAAAAGATAAATTGGTTGAAAAAATTAATGAAAGGATTGACATCACAGAAAGACAGTCCGAGAAACAAAAAAATGCGGTAAAATAA